A single genomic interval of Malania oleifera isolate guangnan ecotype guangnan chromosome 13, ASM2987363v1, whole genome shotgun sequence harbors:
- the LOC131145847 gene encoding uncharacterized protein LOC131145847, which produces MAATTNSRSDPTAGDQSPQSVHSAPGDHSRVTREEFLIFQRRMEASQKKMEDMFNMLLYRRIAKTTAHLMSMVQGERETLKKFTHHFVTITLEICNLDHGVALVALTTALQFRAFLYSLGKKPPADMGELMARAQKYVNLEEVMDTRTDRAELKERGLEISVSPPGPGKDRRAANHKAALGDRGILGYVSWPEPMRTPSYKRNMSKYCQFHRDHSHDTKEYIHLKNEIEELTKRGHLSKFMKKGDRQREAHEQKKLYVEEKKEPIVGEIVAIFGGPASSGDS; this is translated from the exons ATGGCAGCAACCACCAATTCTAGATCTGACCCTACTGCGGGTGATCAGTCACCCCAGTCTGTTCATTCTGCACCCGGAGACCATTCGAGAGTGACAAGAGAGGAATTCCTTATCTTCCAAAGGCGAATGGAAGCCTCCCAGAAgaagatggaggacatgttcaacatGCTCTTATA TCGAAGGATTGCCAAGACCACGGCCCATCTGATGAGTATGGTTCAAGGAGAACGGGAGACGCTAAAGAAGTTTACACACCACTTCGTCACAATAACCCTAGAGATCTGTAACCTAGATCATGGGGTGGCACTGGTGGCCTTAACCACGGCCCTCCAATTCAGAGCCTTCCTATACTCATTAGGGAAGAAGCCACCAGCCGACATGGGAGAGCTGATGGCTAGGGCCCAAAAATACGTCAACTTGGAGGAGGTAATGGATACGAGGACAGACCGGGCCGAATTGAAAGAAAGGGGGCTAGAGATATCAGTGAGTCCTCCAGGGCCGGGAAAAGACAGGAGAGCAGCAAACCACAAAGCAGCTCTAGGAGATCGGGGCATACTA GGATACGTTTCATGGCCTGAGCCTATGCGAACACCCTCGTATAAGCGAAATATGTCAAAGTACTGTCAGTTTCACAGGGATCATAGCCACGATACCAAAGAATACATTCACCTCAAAAATGAAATTGAGGAATTGACAAAAAGGGGGCATCTGTCAAAGTTCATGAAGAAAGGGGACCGCCAAAGGGAAGCTCATGAACAAAAAAAGCTCTATgtagaagaaaagaaagagcCGATCGTCGGAGAGATAGTCGCGATCTTCGGTGGACCCGCCAGTAGTGGAGATAGCTGA